The following are from one region of the Sandaracinus amylolyticus genome:
- a CDS encoding ABC transporter permease, producing the protein MIRRHLRLLATQLRLSGLLALQYRWEFLLDGFFSIFWTVTALLPLWLVFDERPVIAGYTYPEALTVVGFFTLLQGILEGAIHPSLATVIDAIRTGTLDFVLLKPADAQFLVSTQRFAPWRGVNVLAGIGVLIYAFVEMGRAPEPAHVALAMLMLVLAIIVLYALWIIVVSAAFYVGRIDNLRFLFLAVFDAARWPSTVYRGVLSIIFTFVIPLALMTSYPAGALLGRLPWSTVIGAWIGGLLFALAARAVWLTSIRRYTSASS; encoded by the coding sequence ATGATCCGTCGTCACCTGCGATTGCTCGCCACGCAGCTCCGGCTCTCGGGGCTGCTCGCGCTGCAGTACCGCTGGGAGTTCCTGCTCGACGGGTTCTTCTCGATCTTCTGGACCGTCACCGCGCTGCTCCCGCTCTGGCTGGTGTTCGACGAGCGCCCGGTGATCGCGGGCTACACGTACCCCGAGGCGCTCACGGTCGTCGGGTTCTTCACGCTGCTGCAGGGGATCCTCGAGGGCGCGATCCATCCGAGCCTCGCGACCGTGATCGATGCGATCCGCACCGGCACGCTCGACTTCGTGCTGCTCAAGCCCGCGGACGCGCAGTTCCTCGTCTCGACGCAGCGCTTCGCGCCGTGGCGTGGGGTGAACGTGCTCGCGGGGATCGGCGTGCTGATCTACGCGTTCGTCGAGATGGGGCGCGCGCCCGAGCCTGCGCACGTCGCGCTCGCGATGCTCATGCTCGTGCTCGCGATCATCGTGCTCTACGCGCTGTGGATCATCGTGGTGAGCGCGGCGTTCTACGTGGGGCGCATCGACAACCTGCGCTTCTTGTTCCTCGCGGTGTTCGACGCGGCGCGCTGGCCGAGCACGGTCTATCGCGGCGTGCTCTCGATCATCTTCACGTTCGTGATCCCGCTCGCGCTGATGACGAGCTACCCGGCCGGCGCGCTGCTCGGACGACTTCCGTGGTCGACGGTGATCGGCGCGTGGATCGGCGGCCTCCTGTTCGCGCTCGCGGCGCGCGCGGTGTGGCTCACGTCGATCCGTCGCTACACGAGCGCGAGCTCGTGA
- a CDS encoding SIR2 family protein, which yields MRDRGHVFVVHGNLLRLECDAWLLPCGVGGSTAGYWRIPPNADIYDAWQWPHGDWTTVLRCVALEGDHDRPRPFATHIGGGKDAEVAWFVEGALEFVARAHERLRRDGLPPRHGRARHLLAMPIVGTGYGGGAARAGEIVTMLLPELERETEARGIDIALVSLDASNHAAAQATRRAYWASRAPHEAPWAALTEAQRARAIALAQQAVEGKLVLFLGAGISRGAGLPDWATLLERLGARAGIDDREGFARLDHLDRAEVLERRFGGTAALGREVASLLGSERCSLAHALLAALPVNEIVTTNYDRLFEIASEPVIGADALAVLGPGRRSDRARWLLKMHGCVTRPEEIVLTRTDYLRYAEERGALMGIVQALLMTRHMLFVGFSLDDPNFHRIADAVRRAVRGNERRGNRDFLGTALTPARRGFVEELWSDDLDWIALAEQGDDFAEAARRHDVFLDCIAAHAPRAAHLFDPAFAPLLAPHEAELTSAVSELRGVVETVRARGETSPALAVIERMLVELGAVGRVPHRALRKR from the coding sequence ATGCGCGATCGCGGCCACGTCTTCGTCGTCCACGGCAACCTGCTGCGCCTCGAGTGCGACGCGTGGCTCCTGCCCTGCGGTGTCGGCGGCAGCACTGCCGGGTATTGGCGCATCCCGCCCAACGCCGACATCTACGACGCGTGGCAGTGGCCGCACGGCGACTGGACCACGGTGCTCCGCTGCGTCGCGCTCGAGGGCGATCACGATCGGCCGCGGCCCTTCGCGACGCACATCGGGGGCGGCAAGGACGCCGAGGTCGCGTGGTTCGTCGAGGGCGCGCTCGAGTTCGTCGCGCGCGCCCACGAGCGGCTGCGACGCGATGGTCTTCCGCCGCGTCACGGTCGCGCGCGTCACTTGCTCGCGATGCCGATCGTCGGCACCGGCTACGGCGGCGGCGCGGCGCGCGCGGGCGAGATCGTCACGATGCTGCTGCCCGAGCTCGAGCGCGAGACCGAGGCGCGCGGGATCGACATCGCGCTGGTGTCGCTCGACGCGTCGAACCACGCGGCAGCGCAAGCGACGCGCCGCGCGTACTGGGCGTCGCGCGCGCCCCACGAGGCGCCGTGGGCCGCGCTCACCGAGGCCCAGCGCGCGCGGGCGATCGCGCTCGCGCAGCAGGCGGTCGAGGGCAAGCTCGTGCTCTTCCTCGGCGCCGGGATCTCGCGCGGCGCGGGCCTGCCCGACTGGGCGACGCTGCTCGAGCGGCTCGGCGCGCGCGCCGGGATCGACGATCGCGAGGGCTTCGCGCGGCTCGATCACCTCGATCGCGCGGAGGTGCTCGAGCGGCGGTTCGGCGGCACTGCGGCGCTCGGTCGTGAGGTCGCGTCGCTGCTCGGCTCGGAGCGGTGCTCGCTCGCGCATGCGCTGCTCGCCGCGCTGCCGGTGAACGAGATCGTCACGACCAACTACGATCGTCTCTTCGAGATCGCGAGCGAGCCGGTGATCGGCGCCGACGCGCTCGCGGTGCTGGGCCCGGGCCGGCGCAGCGATCGCGCGCGATGGCTGCTCAAGATGCACGGCTGCGTGACGCGTCCCGAGGAGATCGTGCTCACGCGCACCGACTACCTGCGCTACGCGGAGGAGCGCGGCGCGCTGATGGGCATCGTGCAGGCGCTCCTGATGACGCGGCACATGCTCTTCGTCGGGTTCTCGCTCGACGATCCGAACTTCCACCGCATCGCGGACGCGGTGCGCCGCGCGGTGCGCGGCAACGAGCGACGCGGCAACCGCGACTTCCTCGGCACCGCGCTCACGCCGGCGCGCCGCGGGTTCGTCGAGGAGCTGTGGAGCGACGATCTCGACTGGATCGCGCTCGCCGAGCAGGGCGACGACTTCGCGGAGGCGGCGCGACGCCACGACGTGTTCCTCGACTGCATCGCAGCGCACGCACCGCGCGCGGCGCACCTCTTCGATCCCGCGTTCGCGCCCTTGCTCGCGCCGCACGAAGCGGAGCTGACGAGCGCGGTGTCCGAGCTCCGCGGCGTGGTGGAGACGGTGCGTGCTCGTGGCGAGACGTCGCCCGCGCTCGCAGTGATCGAGCGAATGCTGGTCGAGCTCGGCGCAGTGGGCCGAGTGCCTCATCGCGCGCTGCGAAAGCGCTGA
- a CDS encoding winged helix-turn-helix transcriptional regulator, producing MAKKRPRVCGIGPAFEVIGGKWKAQILWEMHVEAKRFGELKRLVPGISEKMLTQQLRELEADGLVHREVLAAVPPHVEYSVTPLGASLNAALGPIADWGERYEKVRAKRR from the coding sequence ATGGCGAAGAAGCGCCCGCGGGTGTGCGGCATCGGTCCCGCGTTCGAGGTGATCGGCGGCAAGTGGAAGGCGCAGATCCTCTGGGAGATGCACGTCGAGGCGAAGCGCTTCGGCGAGCTCAAGCGCCTGGTGCCCGGGATCAGCGAGAAGATGCTCACGCAGCAGCTCCGCGAGCTCGAGGCGGACGGTCTCGTACACCGCGAGGTGCTCGCCGCGGTCCCGCCGCACGTCGAGTACTCGGTCACGCCGCTCGGCGCGTCGCTGAACGCAGCGCTCGGCCCGATCGCCGACTGGGGCGAGCGCTACGAGAAGGTGCGCGCGAAGCGACGCTGA
- a CDS encoding NAD(P)-dependent oxidoreductase: MQTSDVTVVGLGAMGVTIAGLFRAKGARVTVWNRSATRVDEEVARGAIAAPDVASAFAASPVIVMCVSNDDAVDAILGAPGVTLVGRTLIQLTTISPETARRGARWAREHDGHFLAGAIQAAPSQMGQPDTPVLVSGDRATWDAQRALLETLAGGLVYLGDDPGASATMDLATLSWVYGAMIGFVHGATIAQKEGLDVATYGRIVRDIAPSFGAFFAHEGAVIQSGDFTVSESPLRISVDATARLLETARASGLSTEFPALAASIFARAARAGLADREAAAIIEVMR; this comes from the coding sequence ATGCAGACGAGCGACGTGACGGTGGTGGGCCTGGGCGCGATGGGCGTGACGATCGCCGGGCTCTTCCGCGCCAAGGGCGCGCGGGTGACGGTGTGGAATCGAAGCGCGACGAGAGTCGACGAGGAGGTCGCGCGCGGTGCGATCGCGGCGCCCGACGTCGCGTCGGCGTTCGCGGCGAGCCCGGTGATCGTGATGTGCGTCTCCAACGACGATGCGGTCGACGCGATCCTCGGCGCGCCCGGCGTGACCCTCGTGGGCCGCACGCTGATCCAGCTCACCACCATCTCGCCCGAGACCGCGCGTCGCGGCGCCCGCTGGGCGCGCGAGCACGACGGGCACTTCCTCGCCGGCGCGATCCAGGCCGCGCCGAGCCAGATGGGTCAGCCCGACACGCCGGTGCTCGTGAGCGGCGATCGCGCGACGTGGGATGCGCAGCGCGCGCTGCTCGAGACCCTCGCGGGCGGGCTGGTGTACCTCGGCGACGATCCCGGCGCGTCGGCGACGATGGATCTCGCGACGCTCTCGTGGGTCTACGGCGCGATGATCGGCTTCGTGCACGGCGCGACGATCGCGCAGAAGGAGGGCCTCGACGTCGCGACCTACGGCCGCATCGTGCGCGACATCGCGCCCTCGTTCGGCGCGTTCTTCGCGCACGAGGGCGCGGTGATCCAGTCGGGCGACTTCACCGTCAGCGAGAGCCCGCTGCGCATCTCGGTCGACGCGACCGCGCGCCTGCTCGAGACCGCACGCGCATCGGGGCTGAGCACCGAATTCCCCGCGCTCGCCGCGAGCATCTTCGCGCGCGCCGCGCGCGCCGGGCTCGCCGATCGCGAGGCCGCCGCGATCATCGAGGTGATGCGCTGA
- a CDS encoding proprotein convertase P-domain-containing protein produces MSLTNRRPFLLASLVALAGCANSPDDDLPLTFDEAPVSELSPLVDGVPPNAELPDESKADEVYPARFDLLETQTPVRNQGSRGVCSIFATAALMESLYISEGTITSPDFSEQYLQWSVKTEVGAFTNTDGSSAQRNLEAINRFGIVEESLWPYESRGWSTTQDPACTGEGRPVRCWTNGEPPAAAREGMRFHLPAGRWIRSTARSLQGHMVTKRTPVVVGGDFFYQAWNHGGSMLPTNGENSRRGIVMSPNDADIADSRMRPAGHAFLLVGWDSEMEVQRLDGEGNPVVDAMGRPVMERGFFMFKNSWGATRFGTEGTQPDGYGWISFRYVEQYLTAYVSALPTVRLPPETCNNTSDDDRDGAIDCEDSDCASDRACMDSTSETTHSATPMVAIPDNTPAGVSSEIVVAEAGAISSLAVTVDIAHPYRGDLQVRLERDGRVVTLLDRAGGADDHVQQTFSVADFNGVDAAGTWRLVVVDTANADAGTLNSWSLAITRCEGASCGGTEQTREHSATPSAAIPDDSTAGVTSDIVVSDAGTISRMSVTVGITHEFPMDLTVRLSRVGGREFVLLREASIDAGSFERTFAVEGFVGESVTGTWRLTVVDGARNDVGTLDRWSMSVTTR; encoded by the coding sequence ATGTCGCTCACGAATCGCCGCCCATTCCTCCTCGCGTCGCTGGTCGCGCTCGCCGGCTGCGCGAACAGCCCCGACGACGACCTCCCGCTCACCTTCGACGAGGCGCCGGTCTCCGAGCTCTCGCCCCTCGTCGACGGCGTCCCGCCGAACGCCGAGCTGCCCGACGAGAGCAAGGCCGACGAGGTCTATCCCGCGCGCTTCGATCTGCTCGAGACGCAGACGCCGGTGCGCAACCAGGGCAGCCGCGGCGTGTGCTCGATCTTCGCGACCGCGGCGCTGATGGAGTCGCTCTACATCAGCGAGGGCACGATCACGAGCCCCGACTTCAGCGAGCAGTACCTGCAGTGGTCGGTGAAGACCGAGGTCGGCGCGTTCACCAACACCGACGGCTCGAGCGCGCAGCGCAACCTCGAGGCGATCAACCGCTTCGGCATCGTGGAAGAGAGCCTCTGGCCCTACGAGTCGCGCGGCTGGAGCACCACGCAGGACCCCGCGTGCACCGGTGAGGGCCGTCCCGTGCGCTGCTGGACCAACGGCGAGCCGCCCGCCGCCGCGCGCGAGGGCATGCGCTTCCACCTGCCCGCAGGTCGTTGGATCCGCAGCACGGCGCGCAGCCTCCAGGGCCACATGGTCACCAAGCGCACGCCGGTCGTGGTCGGCGGCGACTTCTTCTACCAGGCGTGGAACCACGGCGGCTCGATGCTGCCGACGAACGGCGAGAACTCGCGCCGCGGCATCGTGATGTCGCCGAACGACGCGGACATCGCGGACTCGCGCATGCGCCCCGCCGGTCACGCGTTCCTGCTGGTCGGCTGGGACTCGGAGATGGAAGTGCAGCGCCTCGACGGCGAGGGCAATCCGGTCGTCGACGCGATGGGCCGCCCGGTGATGGAGCGCGGCTTCTTCATGTTCAAGAACTCGTGGGGCGCCACGCGCTTCGGCACCGAGGGCACTCAGCCCGACGGCTACGGCTGGATCTCGTTCCGCTACGTCGAGCAGTACCTCACCGCGTACGTGAGCGCGCTGCCCACGGTCCGCCTGCCTCCCGAGACCTGCAACAACACGAGCGACGACGATCGCGACGGCGCGATCGACTGCGAGGACAGCGACTGCGCGAGCGATCGTGCGTGCATGGACAGCACGAGCGAGACGACGCACAGCGCGACGCCGATGGTCGCGATCCCCGACAACACCCCGGCGGGCGTGAGCAGCGAGATCGTGGTGGCCGAGGCGGGCGCGATCAGCTCCCTCGCGGTGACCGTCGACATCGCGCACCCGTACCGCGGCGATCTGCAGGTGCGCCTCGAGCGCGACGGCCGCGTGGTCACGCTGCTCGATCGTGCGGGCGGCGCGGACGACCACGTGCAGCAGACGTTCAGCGTCGCCGACTTCAACGGCGTCGATGCGGCGGGCACGTGGCGCCTCGTGGTGGTCGACACCGCGAACGCCGACGCGGGCACGCTGAATTCGTGGAGCCTCGCGATCACGCGCTGCGAGGGCGCGAGCTGCGGCGGCACCGAGCAGACGCGCGAGCACTCGGCGACGCCGAGCGCGGCGATCCCCGACGACAGCACCGCGGGCGTGACCAGCGACATCGTGGTGAGCGACGCCGGGACGATCTCGCGCATGAGCGTGACGGTCGGCATCACGCACGAGTTCCCGATGGACCTCACGGTGCGCCTCTCGCGCGTCGGCGGTCGTGAGTTCGTGCTGCTGCGCGAGGCGTCGATCGACGCGGGCAGCTTCGAGCGCACGTTCGCGGTCGAGGGCTTCGTCGGCGAGAGCGTGACCGGCACGTGGCGCCTCACCGTGGTCGACGGTGCGCGCAACGACGTGGGCACGCTCGATCGCTGGTCGATGAGCGTCACGACGCGCTGA
- a CDS encoding DUF4350 domain-containing protein, whose protein sequence is MLRRTFVLFVLFTSLLAGCDCSGDPPDRACTTSSECRNGQTCIDDRCVTIDASSGVDAFVAIDAASGIDASPRDASADAACISLDCEATEGCYDGFDDDCDDRVDEGCACAVGTTTRCLPGRSAPTASLCSFGEMTCEGAGEFGEWGPCVGGGGLDGGSSLYGCRRIGIMGAPGANPSSNFQAWLEMQGAIATRFHATADAATLSRAELETFDLVIVDWLQRLYSTEEATTLADWVRAGGALMVMTGHDSGNTADRHLSLLAALGPSFDRDAGPLDGPATLLPHPSTVTADGTGTLPPVSFYGGLRTTVPAELADEIVPMAVIGDATVGVAGPLGDGRVLLFGDEWIEFDSEWSTMPPIPQLWLDTVRWLSPDSPVLPVCE, encoded by the coding sequence ATGCTTCGCCGAACCTTCGTGCTGTTCGTGCTCTTCACTTCACTGCTCGCCGGTTGCGACTGCTCGGGCGACCCACCCGATCGCGCCTGCACCACCTCGAGCGAGTGCCGCAACGGCCAGACCTGCATCGACGATCGGTGCGTCACGATCGACGCGTCGTCGGGCGTCGATGCGTTCGTCGCGATCGATGCGGCGAGCGGGATCGATGCGAGCCCGCGCGATGCGTCGGCCGATGCCGCGTGCATCTCGCTCGACTGCGAGGCCACCGAGGGCTGCTACGACGGCTTCGACGACGACTGCGACGATCGCGTCGACGAAGGTTGTGCCTGCGCGGTCGGCACCACGACGCGATGCCTGCCCGGCCGCAGCGCGCCGACCGCGTCGCTCTGCAGCTTCGGCGAGATGACGTGCGAAGGCGCGGGCGAGTTCGGCGAGTGGGGCCCGTGCGTGGGCGGCGGGGGGCTCGACGGAGGCAGCTCGCTCTACGGGTGTCGCCGCATCGGCATCATGGGCGCGCCGGGCGCGAATCCGTCGTCGAACTTCCAGGCGTGGCTCGAGATGCAGGGCGCGATCGCGACGCGCTTCCACGCGACGGCCGACGCGGCGACGCTCTCGCGCGCCGAGCTCGAGACGTTCGATCTCGTGATCGTCGACTGGCTGCAGCGCCTCTACTCGACCGAAGAGGCGACGACGCTCGCGGACTGGGTGCGCGCGGGCGGCGCGCTGATGGTGATGACCGGGCACGACTCGGGGAACACCGCGGATCGCCATCTCTCGCTGCTCGCCGCGCTCGGCCCGAGCTTCGATCGCGATGCGGGCCCGCTGGACGGGCCCGCGACGCTGCTGCCGCATCCGAGCACCGTCACCGCCGACGGCACCGGCACGCTCCCGCCGGTGAGCTTCTACGGTGGGCTGCGCACCACGGTGCCCGCGGAGCTGGCGGACGAGATCGTCCCGATGGCGGTGATCGGCGACGCGACGGTCGGCGTCGCAGGCCCGCTCGGCGACGGACGCGTGCTGCTCTTCGGCGACGAGTGGATCGAGTTCGACTCGGAGTGGTCGACGATGCCGCCGATCCCTCAGCTGTGGCTCGACACCGTACGTTGGCTGAGCCCCGATTCGCCGGTGTTGCCGGTGTGCGAATAG